The sequence TGCGAACCAGCGATCATTTGTGCGGCGTACCAGAGGATAATTCCTATGATTGCAGTGGCAGCACCATTTCTGGTTGCGATTGATATCAGTGTGGTTCCTGACGCGAGGAGCATGATAAACGCCCATAGTGCAGATGTTACAAGCAATATGGAAAAAGCATCCTTGCTGCCAGGAATGAACAGGAATATCATCGAAAACGAAGCGAACGTTGCAACTGTTCCCAGTACAACAATGACCCCGGAGACCTTGACCATCAATAGGGTAGAACGTTGAATGGGATAGGACAAATATGTTTGCAGCGTGCCATCTTCAAAACGTCCTGCCAGAGTGGATGCTAGGAACAGCGGGATAAGGAAAGCTAGAATCTGGCCGAACCCAAGGGCTGATGATGCATACGCTGATGCTGTAATCGTCCATCTATATTCGGAAACAGATTCAATTACTGCCGTGCCATTCCATGTTGCCCCTGGTTCGATATACACCCCAATATGGCTTCCAAATATTCCAATGGTACTGGCGAATGCAATGGCAAGGAAAATCGCAACTATTCCCTCAACAACCGGAAACGAATAGAACTGGTTGAATTCCAGCTCCCAGATTTCTCGCAGGTTTTCAGGTGGTCGCTTCATATTACGCATCTCTCCTCACTGGGGGTTCTCCTGTTTTTCCGCAATGCTTTGTTGTATTTTCTGTCGATTCAACTCTAGGTGTCTCCTCAATCCTATCAGCTCTTCTTGGTATGTAGGAGAATATCGCACCCCCAGCAACGAACAAAATACCAGGGATTAGAGCGTTCATGTGTGGGTTTGTTCTCTGGATGTCTATATTGACGCTGATTGTGTTATTATGAGATGGAGTGACAAGGATCGTGTAGACCCCCGGTGATGGAAGCTCAACACGGCCGGTGTAGTGGGTGATGTTTTCCATCATGACAACAGGATTTGTCTGTTCCAAAGAACCATTTTCAAGAACGCTCAGGGTATCCTCCGAGTCGAGAATGTAGAGAGAAAAGCTCTCGTTGGTGTCCTTTTCCGCCCGTACATAGATATCATCAGTCGTTCTGAAAAGGTA comes from Candidatus Thorarchaeota archaeon and encodes:
- a CDS encoding ABC transporter permease subunit — encoded protein: MKRPPENLREIWELEFNQFYSFPVVEGIVAIFLAIAFASTIGIFGSHIGVYIEPGATWNGTAVIESVSEYRWTITASAYASSALGFGQILAFLIPLFLASTLAGRFEDGTLQTYLSYPIQRSTLLMVKVSGVIVVLGTVATFASFSMIFLFIPGSKDAFSILLVTSALWAFIMLLASGTTLISIATRNGAATAIIGIILWYAAQMIAGSQATPSTVRAVLNPISLASNYVAGGLVVPQITEVYVGIVGAMIIGVLGLAASVFLFEKVEI